A stretch of Gemmatimonadaceae bacterium DNA encodes these proteins:
- a CDS encoding TolC family protein, which translates to MKSTRSVFRQYAALLVTVLAAAPAMPLIAQTATPVAAPADAGTARALLDRYVGEALAANLAIAQQTAAAARANAVVREANGRFLPSAGLNARYSEYSGVINIGDFINPAYSALNQLIGQQRFPTNINATLPLRQETKLEFTLPLFSDALFGARAAATAQRDLVGTGRHAAMRQLAADVQLSWLGYATAVRAVETLEATMPVLDENVRVSERLIGAGQATPDVLLRARAERSEVQQQLADVRRQRDAARRGFNLLRNRDDETAITLATDSTLVTTVPQSKDELIAYALTHREELAQATSGQRLADAQLRLATANYLPTVALAASYGVQGDRYRFDSKNDVALASLVVSWNLFNGGQDAAKREQAQATRSEADYRRREAERAIRLQVANAYDAVETARTNLTAAADRRASAERAFTLVQRRYAEGLANQVEFLSARSAATNAALNEIITRFTFATRVVELERAAALRALPN; encoded by the coding sequence ATGAAAAGTACTAGATCGGTGTTCAGACAATACGCAGCGCTGCTCGTGACGGTGCTCGCCGCCGCGCCGGCGATGCCGCTGATCGCGCAAACCGCCACGCCGGTCGCCGCGCCCGCCGACGCCGGCACCGCGCGCGCGCTCCTCGACCGCTACGTCGGCGAGGCGCTGGCCGCCAACCTCGCCATCGCGCAGCAGACCGCGGCCGCGGCGCGCGCCAACGCCGTCGTGCGCGAGGCCAACGGGCGCTTCCTCCCGAGTGCCGGCCTCAACGCCCGCTACTCCGAGTACAGCGGCGTCATCAACATCGGCGACTTCATCAATCCGGCGTACAGCGCACTGAATCAGCTGATCGGCCAGCAGCGCTTCCCGACCAACATCAACGCCACGCTCCCGCTGCGGCAGGAAACCAAGCTGGAGTTCACGCTCCCGCTCTTCTCTGATGCGCTCTTCGGCGCCCGTGCCGCGGCCACGGCGCAGCGCGATCTCGTGGGCACTGGCCGCCACGCGGCAATGCGTCAGCTCGCAGCCGATGTGCAGCTGTCGTGGCTGGGCTATGCCACCGCCGTGCGCGCGGTCGAGACGCTCGAAGCCACCATGCCGGTGCTCGACGAGAATGTGCGCGTCAGTGAGCGCCTCATCGGCGCCGGCCAGGCTACGCCCGATGTCCTGCTGCGCGCCCGCGCCGAACGGAGCGAGGTGCAGCAGCAGCTCGCCGATGTGCGTCGCCAGCGTGATGCCGCGCGGCGCGGATTCAATCTCCTGCGCAATCGCGATGACGAAACGGCCATCACCCTGGCGACGGACAGCACGCTGGTGACGACCGTGCCGCAGTCCAAGGACGAGCTCATCGCGTATGCCCTCACGCATCGGGAAGAGCTCGCGCAGGCCACCAGCGGACAGCGGCTCGCCGACGCGCAGCTCCGTCTGGCGACGGCGAACTATCTCCCCACCGTCGCGCTGGCGGCCAGCTATGGCGTGCAGGGCGATCGCTATCGCTTCGACAGCAAGAACGACGTGGCGCTCGCCTCACTGGTCGTGAGCTGGAATCTCTTCAATGGCGGCCAGGATGCCGCCAAGCGCGAGCAGGCCCAGGCGACGCGGAGTGAGGCCGACTATCGCCGCCGCGAAGCCGAGCGCGCCATTCGCCTGCAGGTGGCCAATGCGTACGACGCCGTCGAAACGGCGCGGACCAATCTCACCGCCGCCGCCGATCGTCGCGCGAGCGCCGAGCGCGCGTTCACGCTGGTGCAGCGCCGGTACGCCGAGGGGCTCGCCAATCAGGTGGAGTTCCTGAGTGCCCGCAGCGCGGCAACCAACGCCGCGCTCAACGAGATCATCACCCGCT